Proteins encoded within one genomic window of Diceros bicornis minor isolate mBicDic1 chromosome X, mDicBic1.mat.cur, whole genome shotgun sequence:
- the TAF7L gene encoding transcription initiation factor TFIID subunit 7-like isoform X3, which yields MTYRYTMKCPEGQLPNPSEKDSTPTASTSEVMSFHDPQSPVDLGADTAGDRGAETAGDQGSQTPADHGAQADAESGAQAAAGTPLENLLKGTEMNRSRDEPPYELENQFILRLPPEHASAVRKIVHSTSVAMKDKLKIDLSPDGRHAVVEVEDVSLTANLVDLPCVIGSLKTLDKKTFYKTADISQMLVCTADGDPHSSPEEPTTSTDLKVIAKNEREGEKKYVWKHGITPPLKNVRKKRFRKTTKKLIDFEEINCTEYIESPEVEKEVKKLLCSDAEAVSTRWEVIAEDETKEIESQGFIPGFKISPGMSGYKQGHVSSECEMLREMFSDSSSNSDKDDDDDEEEEDDYDDDEDEEEEKDYYEEDVERKLQAKFIEPGQHEAKERASSIAMEIQKQIHHMEKKLLEIQCKAQRQKNLIMKLENLMLKNHLQSVLEQLKLEEKEKNEQLISLREELKYLLEK from the exons ATGACCTACCGGTACACCATGAAGTGCCCTGAGGGACAGCTGCCCAATCCTTCGGAAAAGGATTCAACACCAACAGCTTCAACATCAGAGGTAATGAGCTTCCACGACCCCCAAAGTCCTGTGGACCTTGGAGCTGACACTGCCGGCGATCGTGGCGCCGAAACTGCCGGCGACCAAGGCAGCCAAACTCCTGCAGACCATGGCGCCCAAGCCGACGCAGAAAGCGGCGCCCAGGCTGCTGCCGGCACTCCGCTGGAAAACTTACTGAAAGGGACAG AGATGAATAGAAGCCGGGATGAACCTCCTTACGAACTTGAGAACCAATTTATATTGCGTCTGCCTCCG GAACATGCTTCTGCTGTAAGGAAGATAGTACATTCCACAAGTGTTGCCATGAAGGATAAACTAAAAATTGACTTATCTC CTGATGGACGTCATGCAGTTGTTGAGGTAGAAGATGTCTCACTAACTGCTAACCTGGTTGATTTGCCTTGTGTTATTGGAAGCCTGAAAACTCTTGATAAAAAAACCTTTTATAAAACAGCGGATATTTCCCAG ATGCTTGTATGCACTGCTGATGGTGATCCCCACTCTTCCCCGGAAGAACCAACTACCTCTACTGATCTTAAAGTAATcgcaaaaaatgaaagagagggcgagaaaaaatatgtctggaaGCATGGCA ttACACCACCACTTAAGAATGTCAGAAAGAAAAGATTccgcaaaacaacaaaaaag CTCATTGATTTTGAAGAAATCAACTGTACTGAG TACATTGAATCTCCTGAAGTGGAAAAGGAAGTGAAAAAACTGCTGTGTTCAGATGCTGAAGCTGTCAGTACCC GATGGGAAGTCATTGCTGAAGATGAAACCAAGGAAATAGAAAGTCAAGGCTTCATCCCAGGCTTTAAGATATCCCCAGGAATGAGTGGCTATAAGCAGGGTCATGTCTCATCAG AATGTGAGATGCTTCGGGAGATGTTCAGTGATTCTAGTAGTAACAGTGATAaggatgatgacgatgatgaagaggaggaagatgactacgatgatgatgaagatgaggaagaggagaaagattaTTATGAAGAGGATGTGGAAAGGAAGCTACAGGCCAAGTTCATTGAACCTGGCCAGCATGAGGCCAAGGAAAGAGCCAGTTCAATAG CCATGGAAATTCAGAAGCAGATTCATCACATGGAGAAAAAGCTCCTGGAGATTCAGTGCAAAGCACAAAGACAGAAAAATCTCATCATGAAATTGGAAAACCTGATGCTCAAG AATCATTTACAGTCTGTGCTGGAGCAGCTTAagttagaggaaaaagaaaaaaatgagcag
- the TAF7L gene encoding transcription initiation factor TFIID subunit 7-like isoform X2 gives MTYRYTMKCPEGQLPNPSEKDSTPTASTSEVMSFHDPQSPVDLGADTAGDRGAETAGDQGSQTPADHGAQADAESGAQAAAGTPLENLLKGTEMNRSRDEPPYELENQFILRLPPEHASAVRKIVHSTSVAMKDKLKIDLSPDGRHAVVEVEDVSLTANLVDLPCVIGSLKTLDKKTFYKTADISQMLVCTADGDPHSSPEEPTTSTDLKVIAKNEREGEKKYVWKHGITPPLKNVRKKRFRKTTKKLIDFEEINCTEEKGIPAKHRVLNDVPGIPFSPTLVQYIESPEVEKEVKKLLCSDAEAVSTRWEVIAEDETKEIESQGFIPGFKISPGMSGYKQGHVSSECEMLREMFSDSSSNSDKDDDDDEEEEDDYDDDEDEEEEKDYYEEDVERKLQAKFIEPGQHEAKERASSIAMEIQKQIHHMEKKLLEIQCKAQRQKNLIMKLENLMLKNHLQSVLEQLKLEEKEKNEQNENPHWYGVT, from the exons ATGACCTACCGGTACACCATGAAGTGCCCTGAGGGACAGCTGCCCAATCCTTCGGAAAAGGATTCAACACCAACAGCTTCAACATCAGAGGTAATGAGCTTCCACGACCCCCAAAGTCCTGTGGACCTTGGAGCTGACACTGCCGGCGATCGTGGCGCCGAAACTGCCGGCGACCAAGGCAGCCAAACTCCTGCAGACCATGGCGCCCAAGCCGACGCAGAAAGCGGCGCCCAGGCTGCTGCCGGCACTCCGCTGGAAAACTTACTGAAAGGGACAG AGATGAATAGAAGCCGGGATGAACCTCCTTACGAACTTGAGAACCAATTTATATTGCGTCTGCCTCCG GAACATGCTTCTGCTGTAAGGAAGATAGTACATTCCACAAGTGTTGCCATGAAGGATAAACTAAAAATTGACTTATCTC CTGATGGACGTCATGCAGTTGTTGAGGTAGAAGATGTCTCACTAACTGCTAACCTGGTTGATTTGCCTTGTGTTATTGGAAGCCTGAAAACTCTTGATAAAAAAACCTTTTATAAAACAGCGGATATTTCCCAG ATGCTTGTATGCACTGCTGATGGTGATCCCCACTCTTCCCCGGAAGAACCAACTACCTCTACTGATCTTAAAGTAATcgcaaaaaatgaaagagagggcgagaaaaaatatgtctggaaGCATGGCA ttACACCACCACTTAAGAATGTCAGAAAGAAAAGATTccgcaaaacaacaaaaaag CTCATTGATTTTGAAGAAATCAACTGTACTGAG GAAAAAGGCATTCCTGCAAAACACAGGGTGTTAAATGACGTTCCTGGTATTCCCTTCTCCCCCACTTTGGTTCAGTACATTGAATCTCCTGAAGTGGAAAAGGAAGTGAAAAAACTGCTGTGTTCAGATGCTGAAGCTGTCAGTACCC GATGGGAAGTCATTGCTGAAGATGAAACCAAGGAAATAGAAAGTCAAGGCTTCATCCCAGGCTTTAAGATATCCCCAGGAATGAGTGGCTATAAGCAGGGTCATGTCTCATCAG AATGTGAGATGCTTCGGGAGATGTTCAGTGATTCTAGTAGTAACAGTGATAaggatgatgacgatgatgaagaggaggaagatgactacgatgatgatgaagatgaggaagaggagaaagattaTTATGAAGAGGATGTGGAAAGGAAGCTACAGGCCAAGTTCATTGAACCTGGCCAGCATGAGGCCAAGGAAAGAGCCAGTTCAATAG CCATGGAAATTCAGAAGCAGATTCATCACATGGAGAAAAAGCTCCTGGAGATTCAGTGCAAAGCACAAAGACAGAAAAATCTCATCATGAAATTGGAAAACCTGATGCTCAAG AATCATTTACAGTCTGTGCTGGAGCAGCTTAagttagaggaaaaagaaaaaaatgagcag AATGAAAATCCACACTGGTATGGAGTGACCTAA
- the TAF7L gene encoding transcription initiation factor TFIID subunit 7-like isoform X1, translating into MTYRYTMKCPEGQLPNPSEKDSTPTASTSEVMSFHDPQSPVDLGADTAGDRGAETAGDQGSQTPADHGAQADAESGAQAAAGTPLENLLKGTEMNRSRDEPPYELENQFILRLPPEHASAVRKIVHSTSVAMKDKLKIDLSPDGRHAVVEVEDVSLTANLVDLPCVIGSLKTLDKKTFYKTADISQMLVCTADGDPHSSPEEPTTSTDLKVIAKNEREGEKKYVWKHGITPPLKNVRKKRFRKTTKKLIDFEEINCTEEKGIPAKHRVLNDVPGIPFSPTLVQYIESPEVEKEVKKLLCSDAEAVSTRWEVIAEDETKEIESQGFIPGFKISPGMSGYKQGHVSSECEMLREMFSDSSSNSDKDDDDDEEEEDDYDDDEDEEEEKDYYEEDVERKLQAKFIEPGQHEAKERASSIAMEIQKQIHHMEKKLLEIQCKAQRQKNLIMKLENLMLKNHLQSVLEQLKLEEKEKNEQLISLREELKYLLEK; encoded by the exons ATGACCTACCGGTACACCATGAAGTGCCCTGAGGGACAGCTGCCCAATCCTTCGGAAAAGGATTCAACACCAACAGCTTCAACATCAGAGGTAATGAGCTTCCACGACCCCCAAAGTCCTGTGGACCTTGGAGCTGACACTGCCGGCGATCGTGGCGCCGAAACTGCCGGCGACCAAGGCAGCCAAACTCCTGCAGACCATGGCGCCCAAGCCGACGCAGAAAGCGGCGCCCAGGCTGCTGCCGGCACTCCGCTGGAAAACTTACTGAAAGGGACAG AGATGAATAGAAGCCGGGATGAACCTCCTTACGAACTTGAGAACCAATTTATATTGCGTCTGCCTCCG GAACATGCTTCTGCTGTAAGGAAGATAGTACATTCCACAAGTGTTGCCATGAAGGATAAACTAAAAATTGACTTATCTC CTGATGGACGTCATGCAGTTGTTGAGGTAGAAGATGTCTCACTAACTGCTAACCTGGTTGATTTGCCTTGTGTTATTGGAAGCCTGAAAACTCTTGATAAAAAAACCTTTTATAAAACAGCGGATATTTCCCAG ATGCTTGTATGCACTGCTGATGGTGATCCCCACTCTTCCCCGGAAGAACCAACTACCTCTACTGATCTTAAAGTAATcgcaaaaaatgaaagagagggcgagaaaaaatatgtctggaaGCATGGCA ttACACCACCACTTAAGAATGTCAGAAAGAAAAGATTccgcaaaacaacaaaaaag CTCATTGATTTTGAAGAAATCAACTGTACTGAG GAAAAAGGCATTCCTGCAAAACACAGGGTGTTAAATGACGTTCCTGGTATTCCCTTCTCCCCCACTTTGGTTCAGTACATTGAATCTCCTGAAGTGGAAAAGGAAGTGAAAAAACTGCTGTGTTCAGATGCTGAAGCTGTCAGTACCC GATGGGAAGTCATTGCTGAAGATGAAACCAAGGAAATAGAAAGTCAAGGCTTCATCCCAGGCTTTAAGATATCCCCAGGAATGAGTGGCTATAAGCAGGGTCATGTCTCATCAG AATGTGAGATGCTTCGGGAGATGTTCAGTGATTCTAGTAGTAACAGTGATAaggatgatgacgatgatgaagaggaggaagatgactacgatgatgatgaagatgaggaagaggagaaagattaTTATGAAGAGGATGTGGAAAGGAAGCTACAGGCCAAGTTCATTGAACCTGGCCAGCATGAGGCCAAGGAAAGAGCCAGTTCAATAG CCATGGAAATTCAGAAGCAGATTCATCACATGGAGAAAAAGCTCCTGGAGATTCAGTGCAAAGCACAAAGACAGAAAAATCTCATCATGAAATTGGAAAACCTGATGCTCAAG AATCATTTACAGTCTGTGCTGGAGCAGCTTAagttagaggaaaaagaaaaaaatgagcag